One genomic window of Phoenix dactylifera cultivar Barhee BC4 chromosome 6, palm_55x_up_171113_PBpolish2nd_filt_p, whole genome shotgun sequence includes the following:
- the LOC103710216 gene encoding pentatricopeptide repeat-containing protein At1g08070, chloroplastic-like has protein sequence MTKLAISPDLFTFPPLLKSLAQLNLPCLGIPTHACIVKLGFGSDVYTNTALVSVYCTFTRIDEARQLFDEMPNRNSVSWNAMITGYVHNRRFREAHELFSEMLASGIELGEVTMVCALSACAHLGALNQGLWIHNYIRNHGLRLNVFVGTALIDMYMKCGVVDEALKVFRAMRVKNVFSWNALILGFAMNGRGEAAMEAFYMMVKENIEPDAVTFLALLGSCCHQGCVEEGRKLFADMEREFKVRPKIEHYGCMVDLLSRSGFLEEAYELVKTMPIEADTVVWRALLAGCRIHGNTKLGELAIEKLLELEPGNGENYVLLSNVLARDRRWSDVGKVREVMSQTGIRKVPGCSSVEIDNVVYEFVVTSRFKKDGLNEIYAMLENMKRELRSAGYAADTEMVSFDLEEEEKESALMHHSEKLALAFGLLKTQRGSSIRIVKNLRVCKDCHSFFKFASKAYQREIVVRDRNRFHHFSAGLCSCRDYW, from the coding sequence ATGACCAAATTGGCCATCTCCCCTGACCTCTTCACCTTCCCTCCTCTTCTCAAGTCCCTCGCACAATTAAATCTCCCGTGCCTCGGAATTCCCACCCATGCATGCATCGTTAAGTTGGGCTTCGGCTCCGACGTCTACACAAACACTGCTCTTGTCAGCGTGTACTGCACTTTTACTCGTATAGATGAAGCAAGGCAGCTGTTCGACGAAATGCCCAACAGAAACTCTGTTTCTTGGAATGCAATGATAACGGGCTATGTTCATAATAGGAGATTCAGAGAAGCCCATGAGTTGTTCTCTGAAATGCTTGCTTCGGGCATCGAATTAGGTGAAGTGACTATGGTCTGTGCCCTCTCGGCTTGCGCCCATTTGGGAGCTTTGAATCAAGGATTGTGGATTCATAATTATATAAGAAATCATGGGTTGAGGCTTAATGTGTTTGTCGGCACTGCTCTGATCGACATGTACATGAAGTGTGGGGTGGTGGATGAGGCTTTGAAGGTTTTCAGAGCGATGAGAGTGAAGAATGTCTTCTCATGGAATGCCTTGATATTGGGGTTTGCAATGAATGGGAGAGGTGAAGCTGCCATGGAGGCTTTTTATATGATGGTTAAAGAGAATATCGAGCCTGATGCAGTGACCTTTTTAGCTCTTTTAGGTTCTTGTTGTCACCAGGGATGTGTCGAAGAAGGGAGAAAGCTTTTCGCCGATATGGAAAGGGAGTTTAAGGTGCGACCAAAGATTGAACATTATGGTTGCATGGTTGATCTCCTCAGCCGATCAGGCTTCCTGGAAGAGGCTTATGAGCTGGTTAAGACCATGCCAATTGAGGCTGATACTGTTGTTTGGAGGGCATTGCTAGCTGGTTGCAGGATCCATGGGAACACCAAGTTGGGTGAGCTGGCAATAGAAAAGCTTCTTGAGTTGGAGCCTGGCAATGGGGAGAATTATGTTTTGCTATCTAATGTATTAGCCCGAGATCGGAGGTGGAGTGATGTTGGGAAAGTGAGGGAGGTGATGAGCCAAACAGGAATTCGGAAGGTCCCTGGCTGTAGTTCAGTCGAAATCGATAATGTGGTCTATGAGTTTGTCGTCACGAGTCGGTTCAAGAAGGATGGATTGAATGAAATTTATGCAATGCTGGAAAATATGAAGAGGGAATTGAGGTCAGCTGGTTATGCTGCAGATACTGAGATGGTTTCTTTTgatttggaggaagaggagaaagagagcgCTCTGATGCATCATAGTGAGAAGTTGGCACTTGCCTTTGGGCTCCTCAAGACACAGCGAGGATCAAGTATACGGATAGTGAAGAACTTGAGAGTATGTAAGGACTGTCATTCATTTTTTAAGTTTGCTTCAAAGGCCTATCAGAGGGAAATTGTTGTAAGGGATCGGAACCGTTTTCATCATTTTAGTGCAGGTCTATGTTCTTGTAGGGATTATTGGTGA
- the LOC103700508 gene encoding nodulin-related protein 1-like has protein sequence MDSHSGYSSKPSSHSHKPQPSPKDLLSSAKVVADAAKSTLHHDTEKIDKGKVADAAAGLLGAASHYGKFEEKKFGKYAEKAENYLHQYHSSHSSTTTTAAHHSSSAHSSSEDHSEGGFGDYLKLAQGFLKKH, from the coding sequence ATGGATTCCCACTCTGGCTACAGCAGCAAGCCCAGCTCTCACTCCCACAAGCCCCAGCCTTCCCCTAAAGATCTCCTCTCCAGTGCCAAGGTGGTGGCGGATGCTGCCAAGTCCACCCTTCACCATGACACTGAAAAGATCGACAAGGGCAAGGTGGCCGATGCTGCTGCTGGCTTGCTCGGCGCCGCCTCGCATTATGGAAAGTTTGAGGAGAAGAAGTTTGGAAAGTATGCTGAGAAAGCTGAGAATTATCTCCACCAATACCATTCCTCCCACTCATCTACCACCACCACCGCAGCCCACCATTCCTCTTCGGCTCATTCGAGCAGCGAGGATCACTCAGAGGGCGGTTTTGGGGACTACCTGAAGTTGGCTCAGGGATTCTTGAAGAAGCACTGA
- the LOC103710198 gene encoding tRNA (guanosine(18)-2'-O)-methyltransferase isoform X1, with amino-acid sequence MSACKTLARTSFFSLESKIRRPRRALHSNSSALSFASLPSSPLRFPLGLLGLRFNGTQPYCAEAAVDRLDDSGDSSEDTVEELLSKGDRIERLMKMDRRLEPEQGRTRWFPYLDLFRSGTASLRSEEIIAALDSYILEARKERIRRVVENRSYSVCLVVEGLTDYGNVSAALRSADALGIQSVHVISSDNRKRYRDNRHVSMGAEKWLDIELWNSPMQCFTALRKRGYRIATTHLGNDSVSVYELDWSCPTAIVVGNEHMGISDDALQLSDLHCSIPMKGMVDSFNVSVAAGILMHHAVCDRVSRLGRHGDLTPEESQILHAEFFLRHRESTISIIHEYAKRKVDKFARKV; translated from the exons ATGAGCGCCTGCAAAACCCTAGCTCgcacctccttcttctccttggaATCCAAGATTCGGAGACCCAGAAGAGCTCTCCATTCCAATTCCTCCGCTCTTAGCTTCGCCTctctcccctcctcccctctccgCTTCCCCCTTGGCCTCCTAGGTCTAAGGTTCAATGGAACCCAACCCTACTGTGCCGAAGCCGCCGTCGATCGATTGGACGACTCCGGAGACTCGTCGGAGGACACCGTGGAGGAATTACTGTCGAAAGGAGACCGGATCGAGCGGCTGATGAAGATGGATCGGAGGTTGGAGCCCGAGCAAGGGCGGACCCGGTGGTTTCCCTATCTCGATCTCTTTAGGTCTGGGACGGCGTCGCTGAGGAGCGAGGAGATTATAGCGGCGCTGGATTCGTATATATTGGAGGCGAGGAAGGAGAGGATAAGGAGGGTGGTGGAGAATCGGAGCTATTCGGTGTGTTTGGTGGTTGAAGGCCTGACAGATTATGGGAATGTGTCAGCTGCGCTCCGTTCGGCAGATGCTCTTGGGATTCAATCGGTTCATGTGATTTCAAGCGATAACCGAAAAAG GTATAGAGATAATCGCCATGTCAGCATGGGTGCTGAGAAGTGGCTGGACATCGAGCTCTGGAATTCACCAATGCAGTGCTTCACGGCTTTGAGAAAGCGTGGTTATCGCATTGCAACTACTCATTTGGGAAATGATTCG GTTTCTGTTTATGAGTTGGATTGGTCGTGTCCTACTGCTATAGTTGTTGGAAATGAACATAT GGGTATAAGTGATGATGCTCTGCAACTATCTGACTTGCACTGTAGCATTCCAATGAAAGGCATGGTGGATTCTTTCAATGTCTCTGTCGCTGCAGGCATTCTCATGCACCATGCTGTATGTGACAGGGTTTCTCGCCTG GGTCGGCATGGTGATTTGACACCTGAAGAAAGTCAGATCctacatgcagaatttttcttgcgCCATAGAGAGAGTACCATTAGCATTATTCATGAGTATGCAAAACGGAAGGTGGATAAGTTTGCAAGGAAAGtttga
- the LOC103710198 gene encoding tRNA (guanosine(18)-2'-O)-methyltransferase isoform X2: MSACKTLARTSFFSLESKIRRPRRALHSNSSALSFASLPSSPLRFPLGLLGLRFNGTQPYCAEAAVDRLDDSGDSSEDTVEELLSKGDRIERLMKMDRRLEPEQGRTRWFPYLDLFRSGTASLRSEEIIAALDSYILEARKERIRRVVENRSYSVCLVVEGLTDYGNVSAALRSADALGIQSVHVISSDNRKRYRDNRHVSMGAEKWLDIELWNSPMQCFTALRKRGYRIATTHLGNDSVSVYELDWSCPTAIVVGNEHMGISDDALQLSDLHCSIPMKGMVDSFNVSVAAGILMHHAVCDRVSRLV, translated from the exons ATGAGCGCCTGCAAAACCCTAGCTCgcacctccttcttctccttggaATCCAAGATTCGGAGACCCAGAAGAGCTCTCCATTCCAATTCCTCCGCTCTTAGCTTCGCCTctctcccctcctcccctctccgCTTCCCCCTTGGCCTCCTAGGTCTAAGGTTCAATGGAACCCAACCCTACTGTGCCGAAGCCGCCGTCGATCGATTGGACGACTCCGGAGACTCGTCGGAGGACACCGTGGAGGAATTACTGTCGAAAGGAGACCGGATCGAGCGGCTGATGAAGATGGATCGGAGGTTGGAGCCCGAGCAAGGGCGGACCCGGTGGTTTCCCTATCTCGATCTCTTTAGGTCTGGGACGGCGTCGCTGAGGAGCGAGGAGATTATAGCGGCGCTGGATTCGTATATATTGGAGGCGAGGAAGGAGAGGATAAGGAGGGTGGTGGAGAATCGGAGCTATTCGGTGTGTTTGGTGGTTGAAGGCCTGACAGATTATGGGAATGTGTCAGCTGCGCTCCGTTCGGCAGATGCTCTTGGGATTCAATCGGTTCATGTGATTTCAAGCGATAACCGAAAAAG GTATAGAGATAATCGCCATGTCAGCATGGGTGCTGAGAAGTGGCTGGACATCGAGCTCTGGAATTCACCAATGCAGTGCTTCACGGCTTTGAGAAAGCGTGGTTATCGCATTGCAACTACTCATTTGGGAAATGATTCG GTTTCTGTTTATGAGTTGGATTGGTCGTGTCCTACTGCTATAGTTGTTGGAAATGAACATAT GGGTATAAGTGATGATGCTCTGCAACTATCTGACTTGCACTGTAGCATTCCAATGAAAGGCATGGTGGATTCTTTCAATGTCTCTGTCGCTGCAGGCATTCTCATGCACCATGCTGTATGTGACAGGGTTTCTCGCCTGGTATGA